From Nicotiana tabacum cultivar K326 chromosome 20, ASM71507v2, whole genome shotgun sequence, one genomic window encodes:
- the LOC107758937 gene encoding receptor-like protein kinase HERK 1 isoform X2, which produces MLVSLFLSLGAYLIKKALETVARVNMGGPAVSFENDTLWRSWVPDKSYLIQPDFAKSLSKIGSVKYTPGGATSDIAPPTVYGTCTKMNVDASGNDAIANFNVTWAFNVDRGFQYFIRLHLCDIVSTAANQLLFNVYVDSSNAASDFDLSSKVQGRLATAYYMDFVTPPANSNNLSISIGPSSKSAYPDAFLNGLELLKLNNTRGSLADMASVPPSTSSGSKNNIGVIIGVSVGVTLALLMVGVLFCMHRRRKQEQLRLSKMWIPLSIGGGTSHTMGSKYSNGTTMSAASNLSYRIPFAAMKEATKNFDESLVIGIGGFGKVFKGVLYDGTKVAVKRGNPSSQQGLREFQTEIEMLSQFRHRHLVSLIGYCDEKNEMILVYEYMENGTLKSHLYGSDMPSMSWKQRLEICIGAARGLHYLHTGYAQAVIHRDVKSANILLDENLMAKVADFGLSKAGPELDQTHVSTAVKGSFGYLDPEYFRRQQLTEKSDVYSFGVVLFEVLCARHVIDPSLPREMVNLAEWAMKWQKKGQLEQIIDRNLAGKIRPDSLRKFGETAEKCLADYGVDRPSMGDVLWNLEYALQFQEAVIQVDPEEKSTILIGELSPQVNDFSRIDANASAEQFEASNLEDLSGVSMSKVFSQLVKSEGR; this is translated from the exons ATGTTGGTGTCTCTCTTTCTCAGTCTTGGAGCATATTTAATCAAAAAG GCTTTAGAAACAGTTGCTAGAGTTAACATGGGCGGGCCCGCTGTGTCGTTTGAAAACGATACGCTATGGCGAAGTTGGGTTCCTGATAAAAGTTACTTAATACAGCCAGATTTTGCCAAGTCCTTGTCAAAGATTGGATCTGTAAAGTACACTCCCGGTGGAGCAACATCAGATATTGCACCACCGACTGTGTATGGTACGTGCACTAAGATGAATGTGGATGCTTCTGGTAATGATGCCATTGCTAATTTTAATGTGACATGGGCTTTCAATGTGGACAGAGGTTTCCAGTATTTCATTCGCTTACACTTGTGCGACATAGTGAGTACAGCTGCTAATCAGCTGTTGTTTAATGTTTATGTTGATTCCTCGAATGCGGCTTCTGATTTTGATCTGAGTTCTAAAGTTCAAGGCAGATTGGCCACTGCATATTACATGGATTTTGTTACACCACCAGCTAATAGCAACAACCTTAGCATTAGTATCGGCCCATCTTCAAAGAGTGCTTATCCAGATGCCTTTCTAAATGGATTGGAACTGTTGAAGTTGAATAATACTCGGGGCAGCCTTGCTGATATGGCCTCTGTTCCTCCGTCCACAAGCTCGGGCTCGAAAAACAATATCGGAGTCATCATTGGTGTAAGCGTAGGTGTAACACTTGCTTTGCTCATGGTTGGTGTTTTGTTTTGCATGCACAGAAGAAGAAAGCAGGAGCAACTTCGCTTGTCAAAGATGTGGATTCCTTTGTCTATTGGCGGGGGCACGTCTCATACTATGGGAAGCAAATACTCGAACGGGACAACCATGAGTGCAGCTTCTAACTTGAGTTATCGCATACCTTTTGCAGCCATGAAAGAAGCAACCAAAAACTTTGATGAGAGTTTGGTCATTGGGATAGGTGGATTTGGAAAGGTATTCAAGGGTGTTTTATACGATGGTACAAAGGTAGCTGTTAAGAGGGGTAATCCCAGCTCCCAACAAGGTCTTAGAGAGTTCCAAACTGAAATAGAGATGCTCTCTCAGTTTCGCCATCGTCATCTTGTTTCGTTGATTGGATACTGTGATGAAAAAAATGAGATGATTCTTGTGTATGAGTACATGGAAAATGGAACCCTCAAGAGCCATTTGTATGGTTCAGATATGCCGAGTATGAGCTGGAAACAAAGGCTGGAGATATGCATTGGGGCTGCCAGAGGTCTACACTACCTTCATACCGGCTATGCGCAAGCAGTTATACATCGTGATGTCAAATCCGCAAACATATTGCTTGATGAGAATTTGATGGCAAAAGTTGCTGATTTTGGACTTTCTAAGGCAGGACCTGAGCTCGATCAAACCCATGTTAGCACTGCGGTGAAAGGGAGCTTTGGGTACCTAGATCCTGAATATTTCAGAAGGCAACAATTGACGGAAAAAAGTGATGTTTACTCTTTTGGTGTTGTTCTGTTTGAGGTTCTTTGTGCTAGGCATGTCATTGATCCATCTCTTCCGAGGGAGATGGTCAATTTAGCTGAATGGGCGATGAAGTGGCAGAAGAAGGGACAACTGGAGCAAATCATAGATCGGAATCTTGCTGGAAAAATAAGACCAGATTCCCTCAGGAAGTTTGGAGAAACAGCAGAGAAATGCTTGGCTGATTATGGCGTCGACAGGCCTTCAATGGGTGATGTTCTATGGAACTTGGAGTACGCGCTTCAATTTCAAGAGGCTGTTATTCAAGTTGATCCTGAAGAAAAGAGTACAATTCTCATAGGAGAGCTCTCTCCTCAAGTGAATGATTTCAGTCGTATTGATGCCAATGCTTCTGCTGAGCAGTTTGAAGCGTCAAATCTGGAGGATCTATCTGGAGTTTCCATGAGCAAGGTTTTCTCACAATTGGTTAAGTCTGAAGGAAGATAA
- the LOC107758937 gene encoding receptor-like protein kinase HERK 1 isoform X1, whose protein sequence is MMNSWSLFILVLGFLCVSGFNPSDNYLIDCGSTKDTNVGNRVFVSDKSASKFLSTAQNILADTPSNSITKANDSPLYQTARIFTSTSSYKFPITKTGRHWIRLYFYPFEYKTYDLSSATFSVSTQQIVLLGNFSPKYVSFKEFSLNVTTSDLEIIFSPLADSIAYINALEIVSVPDSLITDDASTFDPPGVFNDMYAQALETVARVNMGGPAVSFENDTLWRSWVPDKSYLIQPDFAKSLSKIGSVKYTPGGATSDIAPPTVYGTCTKMNVDASGNDAIANFNVTWAFNVDRGFQYFIRLHLCDIVSTAANQLLFNVYVDSSNAASDFDLSSKVQGRLATAYYMDFVTPPANSNNLSISIGPSSKSAYPDAFLNGLELLKLNNTRGSLADMASVPPSTSSGSKNNIGVIIGVSVGVTLALLMVGVLFCMHRRRKQEQLRLSKMWIPLSIGGGTSHTMGSKYSNGTTMSAASNLSYRIPFAAMKEATKNFDESLVIGIGGFGKVFKGVLYDGTKVAVKRGNPSSQQGLREFQTEIEMLSQFRHRHLVSLIGYCDEKNEMILVYEYMENGTLKSHLYGSDMPSMSWKQRLEICIGAARGLHYLHTGYAQAVIHRDVKSANILLDENLMAKVADFGLSKAGPELDQTHVSTAVKGSFGYLDPEYFRRQQLTEKSDVYSFGVVLFEVLCARHVIDPSLPREMVNLAEWAMKWQKKGQLEQIIDRNLAGKIRPDSLRKFGETAEKCLADYGVDRPSMGDVLWNLEYALQFQEAVIQVDPEEKSTILIGELSPQVNDFSRIDANASAEQFEASNLEDLSGVSMSKVFSQLVKSEGR, encoded by the coding sequence atgatgaattcttgGAGTTTGTTTATATTGGTGTTGGGATTTTTGTGTGTGTCTGGGTTTAATCCATCAGATAATTACTTAATAGACTGTGGATCCACTAAAGATACTAATGTTGGTAATAGGGTTTTTGTCTCTGATAAATCAGCTTCAAAATTTCTTTCAACTGCTCAAAATATATTAGCTGATACCCCTTCAAACTCAATTACAAAGGCTAATGATTCACCTCTATATCAAACAGCTAGAATCTTTACTTCAACATCCAGCTATAAATTCCCCATTACTAAAACTGGAAGGCACTGGATCCGTCTTTACTTTTACCCATTTGAGTACAAAACTTATGATTTGAGCTCAGCAACTTTCTCTGTTTCCACACAACAGATTGTTCTCCTTGGCAATTTTAGTCCTAAATATGTTTCCTTTAAAGAATTTTCTTTGAATGTAACGACGAGTGATCTTGAAATCATATTCTCTCCTTTGGCTGATTCAATTGCCTATATAAATGCCTTGGAAATTGTCTCTGTACCCGATAGCCTTATAACTGATGACGCATCCACCTTTGATCCACCCGGGGTATTCAATGATATGTATGCACAGGCTTTAGAAACAGTTGCTAGAGTTAACATGGGCGGGCCCGCTGTGTCGTTTGAAAACGATACGCTATGGCGAAGTTGGGTTCCTGATAAAAGTTACTTAATACAGCCAGATTTTGCCAAGTCCTTGTCAAAGATTGGATCTGTAAAGTACACTCCCGGTGGAGCAACATCAGATATTGCACCACCGACTGTGTATGGTACGTGCACTAAGATGAATGTGGATGCTTCTGGTAATGATGCCATTGCTAATTTTAATGTGACATGGGCTTTCAATGTGGACAGAGGTTTCCAGTATTTCATTCGCTTACACTTGTGCGACATAGTGAGTACAGCTGCTAATCAGCTGTTGTTTAATGTTTATGTTGATTCCTCGAATGCGGCTTCTGATTTTGATCTGAGTTCTAAAGTTCAAGGCAGATTGGCCACTGCATATTACATGGATTTTGTTACACCACCAGCTAATAGCAACAACCTTAGCATTAGTATCGGCCCATCTTCAAAGAGTGCTTATCCAGATGCCTTTCTAAATGGATTGGAACTGTTGAAGTTGAATAATACTCGGGGCAGCCTTGCTGATATGGCCTCTGTTCCTCCGTCCACAAGCTCGGGCTCGAAAAACAATATCGGAGTCATCATTGGTGTAAGCGTAGGTGTAACACTTGCTTTGCTCATGGTTGGTGTTTTGTTTTGCATGCACAGAAGAAGAAAGCAGGAGCAACTTCGCTTGTCAAAGATGTGGATTCCTTTGTCTATTGGCGGGGGCACGTCTCATACTATGGGAAGCAAATACTCGAACGGGACAACCATGAGTGCAGCTTCTAACTTGAGTTATCGCATACCTTTTGCAGCCATGAAAGAAGCAACCAAAAACTTTGATGAGAGTTTGGTCATTGGGATAGGTGGATTTGGAAAGGTATTCAAGGGTGTTTTATACGATGGTACAAAGGTAGCTGTTAAGAGGGGTAATCCCAGCTCCCAACAAGGTCTTAGAGAGTTCCAAACTGAAATAGAGATGCTCTCTCAGTTTCGCCATCGTCATCTTGTTTCGTTGATTGGATACTGTGATGAAAAAAATGAGATGATTCTTGTGTATGAGTACATGGAAAATGGAACCCTCAAGAGCCATTTGTATGGTTCAGATATGCCGAGTATGAGCTGGAAACAAAGGCTGGAGATATGCATTGGGGCTGCCAGAGGTCTACACTACCTTCATACCGGCTATGCGCAAGCAGTTATACATCGTGATGTCAAATCCGCAAACATATTGCTTGATGAGAATTTGATGGCAAAAGTTGCTGATTTTGGACTTTCTAAGGCAGGACCTGAGCTCGATCAAACCCATGTTAGCACTGCGGTGAAAGGGAGCTTTGGGTACCTAGATCCTGAATATTTCAGAAGGCAACAATTGACGGAAAAAAGTGATGTTTACTCTTTTGGTGTTGTTCTGTTTGAGGTTCTTTGTGCTAGGCATGTCATTGATCCATCTCTTCCGAGGGAGATGGTCAATTTAGCTGAATGGGCGATGAAGTGGCAGAAGAAGGGACAACTGGAGCAAATCATAGATCGGAATCTTGCTGGAAAAATAAGACCAGATTCCCTCAGGAAGTTTGGAGAAACAGCAGAGAAATGCTTGGCTGATTATGGCGTCGACAGGCCTTCAATGGGTGATGTTCTATGGAACTTGGAGTACGCGCTTCAATTTCAAGAGGCTGTTATTCAAGTTGATCCTGAAGAAAAGAGTACAATTCTCATAGGAGAGCTCTCTCCTCAAGTGAATGATTTCAGTCGTATTGATGCCAATGCTTCTGCTGAGCAGTTTGAAGCGTCAAATCTGGAGGATCTATCTGGAGTTTCCATGAGCAAGGTTTTCTCACAATTGGTTAAGTCTGAAGGAAGATAA